Within Calonectris borealis chromosome Z, bCalBor7.hap1.2, whole genome shotgun sequence, the genomic segment GCGCTCTCGGACCCCTAAGCCGCGGGAGCTGTGCCGGGATGAATGTGAAGTTCTGGAGAACGATCTCTGTAGGCAGGAGTATAACATCGCTAGATCAAACCCCCTCATCTTGATGCAGCTACAGTTGCCTAAGTGTGAGGATCTCCCACGACCTGACACCTTGGAAGCTGCCAACTGCATAAGGATCGGGATCCCTGTGGAGAGACTCAGCCGATGTAAGTCTGGGTGTTTCATCACTGGGAAAAAGTAGGGTTTGTTGCTTCCTCAGGTTGGGTCTGAAAGACGACAATATTTTATCAGTCATTCTTTTTGTAAAGAAAGTACCGCTATACTGGACGCTACTTCTTCTTATATGTTAATACTGACCATAATCTTGCACTGTTGTAAGGTACAGTTAGGATGGCAAGAAAGTTGAAAGGATACTGCTTAGTACTGAAAAGAGTTATATCAACCACCCTGGGCTATAAAACTCTGTGTTCACACAACTGATTTGACTCAGATTTGTGAGGGGCAGCCGTGTGTTGCAGGCTTCCCTTCCCACATACCTGCCCCCACCTCTGGCTCAGTCATTGCCTTTCTGGATGAGTCCCCCATATAGCTATTTGTGAGTTCTGTTTACCTATCAAGAAACCTCAGATAGACTGTGGAAGCCTCACTGGAAAAACCTGTtaagaaattaaacatttaacaTTCATTCTTTCTATATGGAAATCCACAAGAATATTAATTATGTAAATCGAGCATGGAGTGTAATTGTCTTTCCACACCCACACAGGATGGGTGAAAACATTGATCTCACTTCCATGAATTTATATTTGCATCCAGGAGTAGACGGGCTGTTTCCTTGTCAGTAATTATTTGCTGACAATTTTTCTGCCTACTCCGTTTCCTAGGAATTACTCCCCACCCCCTACAATGTTCAACAAGGAAGCTCCAAGAGACTAAAGATGGTTGAAGTTCAAAGTGTGATAAGATTATTCTgaatatctgtcctggtttcggctgggatagagttaaatttcttcctagtgctgtgttttggatttagtatgagaagaatgttgataacacactgatgttttcagttgttgctgagtaccttgtcaaggacaactgtcctctgctagactgggagggagcacagccaggatagctagcccagctggccaatggggtattccataccatgtgacatcatgctcaatatatgaatcgtaggcgtgttccaggaagtagcgatcgttacttggttatcggtcaatgcgggtggtgagaaattgcattatgcatcacttattttgtatattctattattattattattattattattattattttatcttttctgttctattaaactatcttaatctcaacccataagtttttctcactctcacccttccgattctctccccaccccactggggtgagcgagcggctgcatggtatttggctgcctgccaggttgaactACGACAATATCCATTGTCTGAAACCCACAGTTAGGAGCAGGGATCATGGTGGGCATGGAAGACTAGCTGTGTGCTGGTAAGGCAATAATCTAGTGTAGCTGAGAAGCAAAAATAACTGACAAAATGATGACAGAGACAAATCAGCCAGGGAAGAGGTATTGAGCAAATGGAAtgagaataaaaacaacaaaaagtctgGCAAAAGTAGTCCGTGACCCTCAGAGCCAGCAGTGCTCCTCTGGTGGAATAGCTGCGGTGTGAGTACCCTGGGCATTTGGGGGAAGGGCTTTGAGAGAGCTGGATTCCTGACGGCTGGGAAGGGGGATTCggaaaaatggagaaggaaatgttgcaaacatacagaaaaatgcaTGATTCAGTTCAGGTGATACATATGGGAGACAAGCACTCAAAAAGTATGAAGAGAGGATagcagaaaacagagagagaataaAGATAGGAGTTCAGCAGATACAGAAGTGATGTatctaaagagaagaaaagcctgAATCCCTTCtttctaaggaagaaaagaaggaaaaaatggcaaaaggTGTTAGAAAATGCAGTACTAAATTGTCTAGGAAGTGAGCAGTGTGAGGAAGACAGGAAGATTATGAGAAATAAAAGTGGCGGGAAGTTTACACCGTTGGCATCTGAAGACTTTTCCTGAAGTGAAACTCATATCTTTAATTTAGGTTAGCTTATCTTGTCCTGTATCTAAAGGTCCATACATGCTCGTTAGAATCAACTTGCATTCAAGTGTTGGTGTGTACAGCCGTAAAGTTGAGACACTCCAGGGCAGAATCCAGAAATAACTGGGTGTAAGAGAACAGATACTTGCAGAACTGAAATTTCAAAACCCACAGCTTTCGTTTAAACCCTGAAGTACCTAAATTCAAGTACCTTTTGCATACGTGGTCTATGCACTTCAACCCTTTTGGTCTTGCTGGCCGTTGATTGTTTTGTTATTTGCAACGTTTTGTCAAACTCTGTTTTACAGATCATCAGTGCTACAATGGTTCTGGAGCAGACTACAGAGGGACCGTCAGCGTTACCAAGTCTGGCCACACTTGCCAACTCTGGGACTCCCAGAGTCCCCACAGCCACGATCTGACAAGCACACAGTTTCCAGAGCTAGGTGGAGGACATGCGTATTGCCGAAATCCTGGAGGTCAGATGGATGGGCCCTGGTgttttacaaagaataaaaacgTACGCATGGAACTGTGTGACATACCTTCTTGTAGTatgtattctctttcttttttcccctactacTGTCCTGAATCCTGTGTAATTTTGAATGTTCCCTATTTTTACAAGTACAATTCACTTAAGAGGGTTATGCTTTCCAATGTTTCACTTGCTGTAATGTGGCACCCTTGTTTTGTGTTGTAGGCGTTTAATATTTTCTGGGGATCAGAGCTTGTAACTGAGATATTGTGACACTTTTTAATTATGTACCAGGTGCTTAGGCAGAGATAATAATTAACGATACTGCTGCAGTTTGTATTCTAACTGGCCAAATGCCAGACTTGATGTACTTATCACCTGTATGTGATTGGTTTGCTCACGCTACTCAATGGTATATTGCTTTTGCTCTGTACGGCATCTTGCAGGCAGCAAGGATTTTCAGATCCTGTAGAGGGAGATGTAGCACCATGCTTGGTCGGAAGGAAACCACGTGAAGTGCAGAAGCAGAGATGTCATAAAACAGATGATCTTATCAGAAAAGTCCTACACTATCTGCTGGTGGCTCTGTACTGCACGACTGATAGCAAAAATAAGAAGCACAGCTCTCTCACCTTAATACTGTCCCACTCACTTCCCTGTATTGGTACAGCCTTCATTCTAGAGCTGTTACAGTGTTAACAGTCTTTGGACATGACAAAGCAATTTAATACTGTGCTTCATTAGGAAGAAAAGCATGTTTCCAGCAGCAACAGATGTATCATGGAAGCCATAAAAGTTACAGACTGCCTGGATATTTAAGAGTGCTCAAAATTGATATAACATTTCTTAGTTACTTCACTTTTTTACAATAACGTGATTTGACATTTATAATAAATTTCTACGTTGCATGTAACATGGTGTAAAGATAACACTGGGATGTGGTTGTGGTGAAAGCAGTAGCTACAAATAGCAAAACCACGGATTGCAGAAAGCATCCCAGGCAGTTCCAATGAACATTTTGGACATCATTATGCTTTTCTTAAGTTTCTAAGTatcaagaaaaaagtattttaggaGGGTTCCAGAACAGCCTTATTAAGTGTATTGATGGCTTTTTCATGTGgtaaaataaaagcactttaattCTATTAAGTACAGAACAAATAATATCTCTGCCAGTGAGAAGtgagatttattttattctggGCAGAGGTAGTACCAGTGGAGGTAAAAAGTGGGCAAAGTGCTGATGAAATGGGTGAAGCTGGGCGAGAAAGCCAGACTGCAATGTTGTGCTGCAGTTTATCACATTGAGCTCACTGCTTTATATACTTTGACGAAAACTACTCACTTGTTTTTTATCCCCTGAACAAGATAATGCAATGATACTCTGGTCTATGTCCTGCAGTTTCCGCAGGACTGGAAGCCTCAAAAGTGAAGTGAAATAAACCACATACTGTTACAGTCAACACATTGAATGTGGGGCTTCTAGTTTATCTTCATACTGCTAGTTGCTATGTCCATTCAAacttctttgaaatatttaatggaaaattatgGAGACTTCTGTTTTCAAGCTATAGAagtttactttttgtttaaaatatagtATTAATAATCATACTAgtggtttgttgtttggggtttttttgctttattatcaaatgcattaaaaatacttgTTGTAAACAACGAATATTTCTGTGCCTGACAGGTCCACGTGACAACAGTAAAATGGGAATCCTCTACATCCTGGTTCCCAGCATAGCTATCCCTCTGGTTATCGCCTGCCTTTTCTTCCTGGTCTGTATGtgcagaaacaaacagaaggcaTCCGCTGCTACACCACAGCGCCGCCAGCTGATGGCATCTCCTAGCCAGGACATGGAAATGCCACTCATTAACCAACACAAACaggtattttttccaaaatttgctTAGGCCACGTATTTCCAAAGTGTTGTGATTTTCAGTGTCTCAGGCTGGCGATGTTCGAATTGAGCTGTATTGTAAGGGGCCTAATTTTCATACTGTGCTGGCCTCCTACTTCAGTGAAAACTAGGTCTTGCACTCGCTAGCTGTATCTGGGAATCCTGGCCTCTGGCAACAGCTTTCAGGACAAAGTATTTTATGACAATTGCCCTTACCTGTCAACCTCCATTCTGCCTGTTGTCTCAGTGACTGGAAATGTTGTTATTTCTGATCCAGTCTCCAGCCTGCAGCTCATTTTCGCTCCTGGTAATGACGCAGCCGGTTTGCTTGTTTAAAGCAGGATCCACGGTGGGGTTTCCTGTCTAATCTGTCGGCTCAGTCCGCTGGTATTCTGAACCATCACCAAGCGGGGAGCTGAGCCGGGGTGCAACATGTTTCTAAGGCTGTGTATCACAAAGGATGGTAAAACAAAAATGGCTTTGAACTTCTGTCTACAGATCTCAGCTCCTGCATACGATTTTCTGGGTCAACTAACTGACCTCCAGCTAAAATCCTGTTCAGAGCTAATGTTGAATTTTTAATCACAGCATTTACAAGATGCAAGCTCTAAAAAACAATGCTCAATTTGGAACAGTTGGCAACATCTGTTCAGGAAACTGTAGAATATTTGTAGGATACACCCACAAATTGTAACAAATTGCATTGATTTTGTGTGATAAGGGGGAGGTTTAATGGCTGAGTCTGGACTATGCTGGAAACTGTCTGGTCCAGTCCACAGTCTGTTGGCCACTAAAATCAGAGCTTGTTCCCAAATCACCTGTTAAATCCTCTTTCCAGActgtcctgctccctcctgctgcgGTGCCCTGTGTGTAAAGCTGTGCCAGCTGCATTTGGCTCAGTCGGGGACTCCTCCAGCCCATGCTGGTCAGGATGGACCCATTAGATGACCGCCATGAACTCCCTTGCtttccctgccagctgcaggagggaggctcTGGGGATTTCTCACTCTTGGCTTTGCCACCTTTTCCTTTATGTAccagaaagaaatttcttcttccttctgctcctcttccaCCCCCCTCTTTATCAGAGCTAATGCGAGGTTTCTTAGCAGGGGTACTGTGTACTGTAGTGCAACAGAGGAGAAAGAGCATATCTGCTACTGCAGAACCGAAAGAGAGAGGTTTTGTTCTTCGTTCTGCTGGGAAGGATGTTTCAGTTCACTCCAAGGCTGCATCTCCTCAGCCAGTGCCCGCAGCTTTTCTGACAGATCTCCAGTGGGCACCTCTGGGCAGATCTATAGGGCAAGTGCAGCTGCAGTTAATAGACGTCATTGTTTGCCAGATTTACTGTGAACCCATTATTCATTTAGCTTGCAGGAAATATGGttgctcctttttaaaaataattatactcATCATCTTGCAACATAATTCAATTTACACTTCTGATAATAGTATAACTCATTTCAAGGTTAACTGTAAAATCAATATACTGTTGTGAAAATACAAAAAGCTGAAATGTTGTTTTGGCCCAGTGCATCTTCCATTTGGAGCATCTAACCCCTGGGAACTTTCTGTTAGCAAGAGATTCTGTTGTTTAGAAGACATTGTGATTTTTTACTGACTTACTTGCTTTACTTCATTTCAGGCTAAACTTAAAGAAATCAATCTGTCCACTGTGCGGTTTATGGAGGAACTAGGAGAGGAGAGATTTGGCAAAGTCTACAAGGGGCATCTTTTTGGTACAGCACCAGGTGAACAGACACAAGCTGTTGCTATCAAGACACTTAAAGACAAAGCAGAACTGGCTCTTCGGGAGGAATTCAAACATGAGGCAATGATGAGATCACGATTACAGCACCCAAACATTGTTTGTTTGCTGGGAATAGTGACGAAGGAACAACCCATAAGCATGATTTTTAGTTATTGTTCCCACAGTGACCTCCATGAGTTCTTGGTTATGAGATCTCCCCATTCGGATGTTGGCAGCACCGACGATGACAAGACAGTAAAATCCACTCTGGAACCAGCAGACTTTTTCCACATTGTGACTCAGATAGCTGCAGGAATGGAATATCTTTCAAGCCACCACGTTGTCCACAAGGACTTGGCTACTAGAAATATACTGGTGTTTGATAAACTGAATGTGAAAATATCTGATTTAGGCCTTTTCAGGGAGGTTTACGCTGCTGATTACTACAAACTGATGGGAAATTCCCTTCTTCCTATCCGGTGGATGTCCCCTGAGGCTATTATGTATGGCAAGTTTTCTATTGATTCGGATATATGGTCATATGGAGTTGTGTTGTGGGAAGTTTTCAGCTATGGCCTGCAGCCTTACTGTGGTTATTCTAACCAAGATGTCATCGAGATGATCAGGAACCGACAGGTTTTGCCATGTCCTGACGACTGCCCCACATGGATATACACTTTGATGTTGGAGTGTTGGAATGAATTTCCCAACAGAAGACCAAGATTTAAAGATATACACAACAGACTAAGAACATGGGGAAACCTTTCTAATTACAACAGCTCAGCGCAAACCTCTGGGGCAAGCAACACGACGCAAACAAGTTCTCTCAGCACAAGCCCTGTTAGCAATGTCAGCAATGCTAGGTACATTGGACCAAAGCAGAAAACTCCAGCTTTCCCTCAACCGCAGTTCATACAAATGAAAGGGCAGATGAGACCGATGGTCCCACCTCCTCAGCTCTACATTCCAGTCAATGGTTACCAGCCAATGCCTGCCTACGGCGCTTACTTGCCAAATTTTTACCCCGTCCAAATTCCAATGCAAATGGCTCCTCAGCAAATGCCTCCCCAGATCATTCCCAAACCAGGCTCCCACCACAGCGGGAGTGGATCCACCAGCACAGGCTACGTAACAACGGCTCCTTCCAATGCGTCGGTGGCTGACAGGGCTGCTCTGCTCTCAGAGGGCACGGATGACACGCACAATGGAACGGAAGACATCGCCCAGAATCCCgtccaggaggaggaggaagaggagggctctGTGCCTGAAACAGAATTGCTGGGCGATAATGACACACTTCAGATGGACGAAGCAGAAATTCAATCAGAAGCCTAAGGAATTTGGCCTCATTACTAAGAATTTCACATCACTTCCACGCATGGAGACTGTAGATCCTTAGGCTTAATAGCAGTGATTTTGATCtgactaaaagaaacaaaactaaaaaacctACACCCATGTAAAGTGCAGCAGTAATGATATACCGGGTTTATTGACCATTGCCACCATCAGATTTTGCAAATATGATGGTATAGAGTTGCTGGGTTTAATCTTTTTTACTGTCCTACAGTTCTTGAGGGAAGCTGCTTTTCAGTTATGTACTGTTGCTGTGCAACGTATTGCAGAGTAGCATTGCACATCATGTATATCATGATATGTGAGTGTAATGTTAGTGAATTATGCTTAAACCAATAACACAAAAAGGAATTCAACTATGGTTGCAGAATTGCTCTGAGCATAAAGAAGTGCCCTGGATGTGATGGACAGCTTAGTTTATAGTATTTATCTCTTTGATATAATGGACACGAgattgttgtttgctttttgagTCTGAAAAAATAACAAGTTGAGAATACTGATCCGTGTTTGTATTACGATAACCAGAAAAGTAAGGAAACTGAACATAAAATTGGCTGTGCTGAGTCAGACCGTGGGTCTGTCCAGCCCAGTAGCATGTCTCAAAAGGCCATCGATAATGTCTGCCCTGGGAAGACTGCAAGGGCAATTTCCCTTGTAGAATTTCCCCAGGGTATTTCCCCAGCCTCCAGCAATTTGTGGCTTAGGGACTTCCCAAGCCagaagtggaatttttttctgtttaatagcCCTCGATGGAATTTTCTACCATGAATTTATCCAAATGATTTTGAACCCACATAAACTTATAGcatccacaacatcctgtggAATAACATGAGAGGAGAGAGGATGGCTTTCTTTCATCATTCCCAATGAATGACTGTGACAGAAGCTTCCAAATGAGATCGTCTGACTGCATTTGTGGATGAAAGTATTCCTTCTCTGCTGTGTATTTTCAGCAGCAAGCAGCCTTAATACACTGTTAACCAAAAATGGGGATATTGTAGGGGATATTGTAGGTGTGCACTAACTTAACAGTCCAACTTTAATTGCATATTGGTTATCAAGTATAGAAAAGGGCTCCACATGTATGTTCCTACATTGTAAAAGTGTTGGGTTTTGTGCGGGGTTATACACTTACTTGATTTACCGCAATTACTGCTGGATTGCATGTGAAACCatgttttttcctgcctctttagTGAAAATTGATCTTTGAACTTTAGAAGACCAAAATAAGCAATACTGTACAAAGTGCTGGTTTTGTGCTTCTATTTGCAGGATGAATCATGTACAGaactttaaatgtaatttatgtTTTACTAcgttttatatacttttttttcattgaaatatttggatttttgaATGAATGACTTTATAACTTAACCATTTACAATATTCACATGTGGTGCAGTTTTATTGTAttgctgtttcattttgttaAACATGCAGACAGGTCCATACATTTCATGACCCTTTCTGTAATACAAGCAATACACATTCTCATTGTAGCATTGTAGCCAACACACACTATAGCTATAAGTTGTACATCCAATGTGGAGTATTCAATAAAATGATGCAAAAAGTATGATTAAGTATGTTATCTTTATAGTTCCTCCAGCCGCTGTTTTGTTATGGTACTTTGTGGAAATAGAAATGGCCACAGTTCCTTAGGTTACAGGTTTCATACCTAAactataattttttattttattacattgggATTCACTTGTAAGTCATGTATCATTGTGATCTACACCCTGTGTTCATGGTATGGCAGCATTACTTATTTCCAGCATTTCACCTGGATTTGGAAATGCACTGGTAGGAATAAAATATGGAAGCTTTATTACTTGTGTTAATATAATGCAGCTTTGGGTGCTATTACTAAataaaggataaataaataaaaaaatgtgaagtttATTTACTTTAAGTTCTTTGTTTCTTCTAGGTTTCATATTCTCAGATTAATGAACTTCATTAGTCAACTACATTGGCTTCCTTTGCTAACTTACTGCCCAAAAAATGGAGAGTAAGTCCAATTACACCACAGATGCATCAGAGAGAGAACAGATATAATAAATGAATAAGTGGCAGTCAATGGAGGCTTCTGTACCGCACTGCCTGAAGTTCAGCCCATTTCTGACAGTCAAAGAGCATTACAACTTTGGGTGCTTTTGGTGCAGTTTGGGAAACTCCTAATTCCCTTCTTCAAGCCTCATAAATTCAAGCCTGTAAATCACTATAGTCAGACAAAATAGGACAGACTCCTATACTGACTTTCCCATCCCCACTAAGATGTGGATGCACTCTCAAAGTGACGGTAGAGGAGCAGTATACAATTCTCTAGGCCAGCCTTGGTGATACACACAGTATCACAGAGGGGTTTTCTCCCCTCTGTTGATGCGGACGCGCTTCCCTGAGCTGCCACGATCGGAGCTGTGATGGCATGCAAACACCTCATCTGCGGCTCAGGTGAGCACCTCTGCACAAGTGGTTGCCACTACCACATGTTAGTGGCTACTGTAAGTCACAGGGATTGGCAGTAACTTGTTGTTCTGCAACTCCTCAGGCTACTCCCCCTGTGATGTCTGCTGCAAAGACCCAGCCAGAGTCAGGATCTGCCTTTCCTCCTCAAGATTTGGAAGCAAGGCCaaggaagggcagggaagggatgTGGCGGTAAGTGGATGGGACAAGGTGGTAAGGTGGGAATAGGGGAGGGAAGGGTTGGGGCTGGAGCCCAGCAAAGCCAGCACAATGCTGCTCACTAGGGCATGCAAAGTTACTTCTTCCTGCCAGGGATAGCAAAGCTGGAGTTTCTCTTGGTGACAGAACAACTTTTCTAGGCAAAAAATATATGTCTGGATggccaggagaggacaaggtCTTTTTGAGAAGACTGTGggatatttcaaaatgtttctcttGCCGCTTGCTAGTTCCCTACTCTGCTTCAGCCAATATGATCTTCCCAAGAAGACAGGGACTGACTTGGGAGAAGTGGATAGAGCATTGGTAGTGTCCACAGCAGCCCACTGATGAGGCAGGAAGCTGTGGCTGACAGAGACTGCCTCTTCCCCATCTCCAGTGGTATATGACACTGGACTGGGGGCAAGCCCTCCCCCCGCCCATCCCAACTGGTTTAGCTGTCCTCACTCAAGCTCAGGTGTCTGATATGGTGCAGGTGTCTGATCTTGGCTCAGACTGTTGTGAAGAAAGAGCTGTTGGAAAAAGAGCTGGAAGGAGCTCTGGTGGCATCAGCCCCTTCTCTTGTGTGCAGCCTATacctgcagagcagaaaaatgctCCTGGGATTCCTCTTAGAGCAGGGCAAAGCACCCCTGTGCCGAAGTggtccctggcagggctggagatCAGCCTAGCATCAGCAAGCCTGAAGGTCTGCACTGCCTGTATTCATGAGTCCTGGTGAGGAACAGGCGAGGAGGGAGAAGTTGAAACATGAGGCAGGAGACTTTGGGTGTAGCAGAGTGCCAAGGCAAACTCTTGACCTGTGGCAGGACTTTCTTAGGGTTCATGTGTCCCAGAGCATAAAGAACCAAAGGTCTATAGGATCCAACAGTGCCTTGGTGAACCGGACATCTGCCTGTGCCTGAAAACAAGTGTGGGTCCCCGTTTGCAAAAGCATATGGGGTAGAGGAGGAATGGATTTGCAATCACAGAGCAGAAAAGATCAGGGATGGTTCATAGTCTGAACGGGGAAACTAAGTGACTGTAGATGTGCACACCTCCTCCACCACGCTAGTGCAGCCTGGCAAGAACACCAATCTGAATCCCATTCTGATATTGTCTGAGATCTGGGTTATTGCAGGatgttttcatctgttttacCCATTGGGACTATACAGAAGACAAAACTATAAACACTGCAATATAAATAGCTGTGTAAGAACAGAGGATTCATCCACAGTGCAAACTGAAAGTACAAATAGGCTTTATTATCACAAGCTTTGATAGGGAGCTTCATTCCTTCACCTTCATCTAAATGTCACTACTGTCAGTCCATCCTAGTGATTTCCCTAAAGGCTGATCCAGAAGGACATGCTCCCTGTGGAAACACGAATCCTTTGCTTCCTGTATCTGCCATGGCTACGAATATCATAGTGAGTCAAAGGGAAATTACTTCACAGTAATAGTACCTCAAACTTTTATTAGAGATATGAATTTGAGTTTGTTTCTCACTTACTATCTAAGAAGCTCATTAGATGTCACTTGCTCCTCTGTTCAGAGAAATCATCTCACTTTGTCCGTGTGGGAATAAAGGGAAGAGGTCTGATGCTTTCTGGGAGACAGTTCAGGGACACTTGTTGAGTTGGAGCATTATCAAAAGATGTCAGACCTTGAG encodes:
- the ROR2 gene encoding LOW QUALITY PROTEIN: tyrosine-protein kinase transmembrane receptor ROR2 (The sequence of the model RefSeq protein was modified relative to this genomic sequence to represent the inferred CDS: inserted 1 base in 1 codon), whose product is MLRKEEEEEEEEEEEEEGKGARLPPPPVGHSPLAGAQGRGGGAEEKFVAAPSPRGSGSPLRPQALLXLRALCRGGRPGSMVPAAAGRRGAAGRLLALLAAASLLRLRAAGEMEIPDSNDPLGHADGLERPIPTPKGYFLTFLEPVNNITVVQGQTAILHCKVAGNPSPNVRWLKNDAPVVQEPRRIIIRKTDYGSRLRIQDLDTTDTGYYQCVASNGMKTITATGVLFVRLGPTNSPNHNLQEDYHEDGFCQPYRGIACARIIGNRTIYVDSLQMQGEIENRITAAFTMIGTSTHLSDQCSQFAIPSFCHFVFPLCDERSRTPKPRELCRDECEVLENDLCRQEYNIARSNPLILMQLQLPKCEDLPRPDTLEAANCIRIGIPVERLSRYHQCYNGSGADYRGTVSVTKSGHTCQLWDSQSPHSHDLTSTQFPELGGGHAYCRNPGGQMDGPWCFTKNKNVRMELCDIPSCSPRDNSKMGILYILVPSIAIPLVIACLFFLVCMCRNKQKASAATPQRRQLMASPSQDMEMPLINQHKQAKLKEINLSTVRFMEELGEERFGKVYKGHLFGTAPGEQTQAVAIKTLKDKAELALREEFKHEAMMRSRLQHPNIVCLLGIVTKEQPISMIFSYCSHSDLHEFLVMRSPHSDVGSTDDDKTVKSTLEPADFFHIVTQIAAGMEYLSSHHVVHKDLATRNILVFDKLNVKISDLGLFREVYAADYYKLMGNSLLPIRWMSPEAIMYGKFSIDSDIWSYGVVLWEVFSYGLQPYCGYSNQDVIEMIRNRQVLPCPDDCPTWIYTLMLECWNEFPNRRPRFKDIHNRLRTWGNLSNYNSSAQTSGASNTTQTSSLSTSPVSNVSNARYIGPKQKTPAFPQPQFIQMKGQMRPMVPPPQLYIPVNGYQPMPAYGAYLPNFYPVQIPMQMAPQQMPPQIIPKPGSHHSGSGSTSTGYVTTAPSNASVADRAALLSEGTDDTHNGTEDIAQNPVQEEEEEEGSVPETELLGDNDTLQMDEAEIQSEA